TTCATCGTTTGTGGACTTGGTAACCTAGGGCAATATTGCTTCGTGAACCTGCGTAAATTTTCCTCTGCTGATTTTCGTATCCACGTTGTAGGCATCGACCGAGCCTTACCAGAGACCTGGGAAGTGGAAGAGCTAGAGAACACAGATCCCACTGATTTCGTCGTAGGGGACTGTCGGCGAGAAGAGGTGCTAGAGCAAGCTGGCATCAGACATTGCCGCGCTATTGTCATTGCCACTAGCAGCGAAGAGGTGAATATTGAGACTGCGATCGCAGCACGTCGGCTTAACCCTGATGTGCGCCTTGTGATTCGTTCCTCTCGCCAAAATCTCAATAACTTACTGGCAGAACAGCTTGGCAACTTCGCTGCCTTTGAGCCAACTGAACTGTCAGCAGGCACCTTTGCCTTCGCAGCCCTGGGGGAGAGCACAGCAGGCTTCTTTACCGTGGGCAACTATCGCTTTCGGGTGGTGAATGAGACTGTCAAGTCTGATGACTACCGTTTCCTCAATATTCCGGGCATCAAACTACACAAACGTAGTTATCGCTTGATTAGCCTTCCTAAGGCAACCACTACCACAATTACTGATGAGTCCTATTCCTTCTTCCAGTGGCCAGCCGATAAGCGTATTCAACTGGGGGATCGCATCGCCTATGTAGAGGTCACAGAAACCTTGGTCAGCGAACAGCGATCGCCCTATCCCCAACAGTTTGCTTGGGTAGAAGCTATCTTGAATTACGTCACCCAAAATAGCTGGCAAGGCCAAGTTAATCAAATCTGGCAATGGTTCCAGGCAAATCGAACTCGACAAGTGATTGCTGTAGGTATAATCACAGGTTTTTTCCTGTGGATGATTGGCACGTTGCTGCTGCGAACCTACGTTCAAGGCATTTCCTGGCAAGAAGCTATGTCCTCTGCCATTATCCTCCTTCTTGGCGGCTATGGCGATGTGTTTGGCGGCTTGGGGAATGCTGTGGACATCCCTTGGTGGGTACAGATGGCCTGTCTATTGATTACGATCGTCAGCTTGCTGTTTGTGTTAGGCGTACTGAGCCTAATTGCCGATAGCATTCTTAGTTCCCGCTTTGAATTCCTCCAACGTCGTCCCGCTATTCCTAAGCGAGATCACATTGTTCTGCTAGGCTTTCGGCGAGTCGGACGGCGGGTTGCGGCCATGATGCAGGCCATTCGGCAGCCGATCGTCGTCCTAGAAGAACAACTCCTAGATCCGTCCGTTCCACCCGGTCTACCCCTGATTCTTGGCAACTTCCTTAAAGACCTGCCCAAAACCAACCTCAGCACGGCCAAGAGTATAATTTTGGCAACAGAGGATCAGATGCTTAACCTAGAGCTAGCCCTCATGGCCCAGAACAGTGCTCGCCAAGTCCATCGTAACCTCGGCCTCGTGATCCGTACCTATGATCAACGCTTTAGCCGTGAACTCGCTACCCTCCTACCCGATGCTAGTGCCCTCTGTGCCTACGAGCTAGCCGCCCAAGCCTTTGCTGGAGCCGCCTTCGGGGAAAACATGCTCAGTTTGTTTCAGTTGAGCGATCGCACCATCCTGGTGACTGAATACACTATCGAAGCTGGAGATACCTTGGTCAACAAATTACTTTCCCAGGTCGCCTACGGTTACCGGGTTGTGCCCATCTTTCACCAACGCCGCGAACAGGTGCTAGCAGGGGATAATGTAGGCACGCCCTTGCCATCCGATGATGTCCGGTTAGATGTGGGCGATCGCCTAGTTGTGCTGGCCTCCATCAATGGCCTTCAGCGTATCGAACGGCATGAACTACTGCCACCCCAGCGGTGGCGACTAACCGCAGATCCCCCTCGCATTCACGGCAACCTCATCGATGCTGGCAACCGCTTAGAAAACATCTCTGGCTGTGACCTCAAGCTAGCCAGAACCTTTATGGATAACCTTCCCGGCACGATCGACCTATATCTATATCCCTACCAAGCCTATCGCCTACAAGAAGAACTGAAAAAACTCTTACCAATTACCCTAGTTCCCCTGCGTAGCAACTAGGGTGATGAAACATCCATCCTTCAGATGCCTAAATTTTTTCATATGGAGGTTCGGGATGAGATGGGTTCGGATGTTACCCACGGCTACAAAAAGTGCTGGCTATGAGGACTAAAGTCCTCACTACAAAAGTCCTTACTACAAACGTCTTAGTTAGCCTATGAGGACTAAAGTCCTCACTACAAACGTCTTAGTTAGCCTGTAGCTGTCGAATTTGGGTAACTGCTGCTAGCAGGATCTCTGCTGCACGGTTGATGTCATCATCCGTCGTA
The window above is part of the Cyanobacteriota bacterium genome. Proteins encoded here:
- a CDS encoding NAD-binding protein gives rise to the protein MSYPDLTDLARQGDPQAIALIIKHHLRDRPVTVKVASQPDLLHILLETNSTLDRTAMANLVRGVLTGLRIDVAVVKLYQRRPGEPSVIWQEQISLAAPTAPATTEHFIVCGLGNLGQYCFVNLRKFSSADFRIHVVGIDRALPETWEVEELENTDPTDFVVGDCRREEVLEQAGIRHCRAIVIATSSEEVNIETAIAARRLNPDVRLVIRSSRQNLNNLLAEQLGNFAAFEPTELSAGTFAFAALGESTAGFFTVGNYRFRVVNETVKSDDYRFLNIPGIKLHKRSYRLISLPKATTTTITDESYSFFQWPADKRIQLGDRIAYVEVTETLVSEQRSPYPQQFAWVEAILNYVTQNSWQGQVNQIWQWFQANRTRQVIAVGIITGFFLWMIGTLLLRTYVQGISWQEAMSSAIILLLGGYGDVFGGLGNAVDIPWWVQMACLLITIVSLLFVLGVLSLIADSILSSRFEFLQRRPAIPKRDHIVLLGFRRVGRRVAAMMQAIRQPIVVLEEQLLDPSVPPGLPLILGNFLKDLPKTNLSTAKSIILATEDQMLNLELALMAQNSARQVHRNLGLVIRTYDQRFSRELATLLPDASALCAYELAAQAFAGAAFGENMLSLFQLSDRTILVTEYTIEAGDTLVNKLLSQVAYGYRVVPIFHQRREQVLAGDNVGTPLPSDDVRLDVGDRLVVLASINGLQRIERHELLPPQRWRLTADPPRIHGNLIDAGNRLENISGCDLKLARTFMDNLPGTIDLYLYPYQAYRLQEELKKLLPITLVPLRSN